From one Lotus japonicus ecotype B-129 chromosome 3, LjGifu_v1.2 genomic stretch:
- the LOC130749226 gene encoding protein LURP-one-related 5-like — MMASDSDSSAAAEKMKDSFVVEDEHVSNEEIHLTVLKTSLFFAGDGFTVYDCKGELVFRVDSYGPDSSDTDELVLMDPNGRCLLTVRRKRPSLHQRWEGFKGERSDGDKPIFSVKRASIIGRSSVTVEVYNSPGEEYQIEGCFSQRSCTFFNMMKESVAEIHRKVDPTTGVMLGKEVFSLSVKPGFDAAFAMGFVLVLDHISGESFFDDDDDATAEPTVHPTITTQD; from the exons ATGATGGCTTCTGATTCTGACTCTTCCGCCGCCGCAGAAAAGATGAAAGACAGTTTCGTCGTAGAAGATGAGCATGTTTCCAACGAAGAGATCCATCTCACGGTGCTAAAAACCTCCCTCTTCTTCGCCGGTGATGGATTCACCGTGTATGATTGTAAGGGTGAACTCGTTTTCCGCGTTGACTCGTATGGACCTGACAGCAGCGACACGGATGAGCTTGTTCTTATGGATCCCAACGGTCGTTGTCTTCTCACCGTTCGCCGGAAG AGGCCTAGTTTACATCAACGGTGGGAAGGCTTCAAAGGTGAGAGATCGGACGGTGACAAACCAATCTTCAGCGTGAAGAGAGCATCGATCATCGGACGATCGAGTGTGACAGTGGAGGTGTACAATAGCCCAGGTGAGGAGTACCAGATCGAAGGGTGCTTCTCGCAGCGTTCCTGCACATTTTTCAACATGATGAAGGAATCAGTGGCTGAGATTCATCGTAAGGTGGACCCCACCACAGGTGTCATGCTTGGGAAGGAGGTGTTTTCTCTTAGCGTGAAGCCTGGTTTTGATGCTGCTTTTGCCATGGGTTTTGTGCTTGTTCTTGATCACATCAGCGGTGAGAGTttctttgatgatgatgatgatgccaCAGCTGAGCCTACAGTGCACCCTACTATTACTACACAAGATTAG